The following DNA comes from Microcella sp..
CACCGTCAATTCGAGCTGCCTCGAGAATGTCATCGGGGATCGACTGGAGCGAGCCGTACTGCACGACAATCCAGTTGCCCGCGCCGGTGAAGAAGGCCATGAGAACGAAAATCCATCCGAGATTCTGAGCTTGCCAGATCTGCGTGCCCTGAGTGATTCCGAGAGCTGCCAGCGCATCTTGGTACGGGCTCAGCGTCGGCTCCAGAAGGAAGTACCAGACCAGAACCGCAGTGGCTCCTGTCAACGAGGCAGGAACAAGGTAGGTGAGGCGCAACGGCAGATTCCATCGCCCTTGCACGGTATCGAGAAGCAATGACATTAGCGCGACCACGATGAGCATCGCCGGCACGTACATCGCCAGGAAGATCCCCACGTTGATCAGCGCTGGCAGAAAACGGAAATCTTGCAACACCACCAAGTAGTTGAGGGGCCCACCACCTGGATTGAGAATGGACGGTTCGAAAGACGTGATCGCCGCGACGACGATCGGCCACACACCGAATGCCAGAAGGAGCGCTAGGTACGGCGTGAACATAACGAGCCCCGCGATGAGGCTCTGGCGACTGCTACGTGATCGCGACACTGCGACTCCTCTTCACTCAAGATGAGGGTTGGGTGCCGGAGCGCAAACTCCGACACCCAACCCCAATGACTACTCGGTTTCGACTTGGTACCCGGAACCCGGCGCAAGATTCTGCAACGAGACGGCGAAGTCGTTCAACGCCTGTTCCAGCGAACCGCCACCGTTGATCGTCGCTTGAAGCGTCGAACCGATCTGCGCCACGAAGGCGAATCGCACGGGTCGGTCAACCTGCGAGATCTTGTTCGCGCCAGCAGCCATGGCCGGGTAGGGGTTCGAGGCGTAGTACGGGTCAGCCGAAATGCGGGCTTCCCACAACTGGTTCGCCGGGCCGTAGGCCGGGAACGTTGGGGTCGTCTCGAGCTGAGCCATGACGTCAGACGTCGTCATCCACACGGCAGCATCGGCAGCGAGCTGCGGGTAGAGCGAGTGAGACGAGACCGTGAAGACTCCACCGCCCCAGGCGCCAGACCGGTCGTCGTCACCGCTGCCCCATGCGGGCATGTTCGCGGCAGCGATCTGGCCTGCGGGCACGCCCCACGACTCTGCGGGCCGGATGACGAAGTCACCGAACCACGACGGGCCGATCGTCATGGCAACTTTGTTCTGCTGTGCGACGTCAGCGATGAATCCGGCGTCGAAGCTCGAGCGGCTGTCGACCACTCCTGCGTCGAGCAGCGGCTGCATCAGCTCCGCGACTCGAGTGCACTTCGGGTCGTTCGGGGCAATCCTGACGACGTTCGGCGCCGTGACGTCAGCAAGCGGGCATTCACTCGACTGCAAGAATCCAGCGTAGTAGCCCTGGTCACCGACGGCTCCAGCAACGTAACCGGTGCCCTCAAGCTGAAGGGCCGTGGCAGCAAACTCGTCCATGGTCGTCGGTACCGTCAGCCCGAGCTCGTCGAAGATCACGGTGTTGTACCACAGCACCGTGTTCGCGAGGTCGTTCTTCAGGCAGTAATACGTGCCATCAAACAGGCAGTCGCTGTTGCCCTCGCCGAAGCCATCAAAGATTTCTTGAGAGACCACGTCGGTGAGGTCAGCGGCGAATCCGTTGCTCGGGTCGAGGAACAGGGCAGTGTCAGCTGCAGTGCCGAAGATGATGTCTGGCCAGCCACTGCCGGCACGGTTAGCCAACGTGATCTTCGTCTGGGCGTCAGCCTGGGCGATCACCTCGATCGTGATGTCGATCTCGTCGGCCATGAGCTCTTGGTACGCCTCGGCCTGCGGAACACGCGGAGTGTCCACCCAGAAAAGAAGGGAGGGCTTGGCGTCCGGGTCAACCGCGGGCGCCGCGTTGGTGCATCCCGTGAGGCTTATGGTCACCGCCGCTACCGCGACGATCGCCAGCGATAGTCGTTTCATTGGTGCTTCCTTTCCTGCCGTGACGGAACGAAAGAAAGAAAGCTTCTTCGCTCCAGGGTTGAAAACGATGCTACATGTTCTTGGCAGAATCGTATAGCATATTTCCTATAACGGCCCGCGGGGAGTCGGAGACCAGAGTTGGTCACCCGCACTTTTCAGGTTTTGTCACTCGACGGAAAGCACACGGTGCACTGATGTCTGATCTCAGCGGCCTCACGGCTGTCATCACCGGGGCCGGTTCAGGTATCGGCCTGGCCACGGCAAGAAGTCTGACCGCCGCGGGCGCGCGGGTCTTCGGACTCGACCTGGATCCCGGTGAGATGCAGGGGGTCGCCGAGTGGATTTCGTGTGACATCGGATCTACAGAGCACGTCTCGACGGCCTTCGCCACTCTGTCGAACACCCTGACATCGCTCGACATCCTGGTGAACAACGCTGGCATTGGCGCGGTGGGCACTGTTGAAGACAGTTCTGACGATGAGTGGATGCGCGTGCTCAACGTCAACGTCGTCGGCATCGCGCGTGTGACGAGAGCTGCGCTCCCGTTGCTGAGGGCTAGCAACGTAGCCTCGATTGTCAACACCTGCTCAATAGCAGCGACCGTCGGACTCCCCCAACGAGCGGTGTATTCCGCGAGCAAAGGCGCTGTGCAATCGCTGACCCTGGCCATGGCAGCCGACCACATGGTCGACGGAATTCGAGTCAATTGTGTCAACCCCGGCACCGCCGGCACTCCCTGGGTGGCGCGGCTGCTCGACCTTGCACATGATCCGATTGCCGAGCGCAACGCTCTCGAACAGCGACAACCGAATGGTCGTCTCGTCACTCCCGAAGAGGTCGCCAACGCGATTCGTTTTCTCGCAAGCCCTGATCAGCGTTCCATCACCGCGACGGTGCTCGCTGTGGACGGCGGTATGGACGGGTTGCGCGTGCGACCGCGCTAGGGCGGCGACACCCTCAGTCGGAGGAGTTCTCTTATGTGCAGTCAGATGCTTCCGTATTGTCGGGATCACACGACACGTTGTGAATAGTGGAGAGGAAAGCCCACCGTGGAGTTTGCAGTACCAGGCACACCCCTCACACTCGCCCGCACCGGTCCGGCCGGCGGCGGTGAACCGCGAGTCAGCGGCGATCACGTGGTACTCACAGCCGCCGCACGATCAGATTTGTTCCTTGATCCTGACGACTCATCATCACCTGCACCTGACGCCGAGCGCTTCATGGCGCAGGTTGCGGGCGACTTCGTTTTCGGCGGGCACGTCACTGCCCAATTCACCGCTCCGTACGACTCCGGAGTGCTCCTGGTGATGATCGACGAGGCCAACTGGTTCAAGGTGTGCAGCGAACGTGATCCGCATGGCACGCCAAGGGTAGTGACGGTCGTGACCCGCAACGGGCGTTCCGATGACGCAAACGCCTGGGAGGTTGCCCCCAGCGGCACTCACCTTCGCGTCGCTCGGCGAGGGGCCACAGCGGCGTTGCATGCTTCAGACGACGGGGCGCGGTGGCATCTCCTGCGGTACTTCGATCCCGGATTCGCAGCACCCAGCGTGGAGATCGGAATTCTTGCTCAGTCGCCCGCTGGCGACGGCACAACCGCAACGTTCAGCGACATGTTCTTCCGCAACGAGACGCTCGAGAACGTGCGCGACGGAAGCTAACTGCCTCAAGGCTCCCCGCTCACCTTTGCCGCCGTCGCTCCAAAGGGCTCCAATGCTGCGGGTACACCCGACTCGGCCCACTGCTGTTCCCACCCGATACCCGGCGACGTCGTCGCGGCCACCATGCCTCGTTCGTCGACCTCCACTGGCCGCGCCACCGGGTTTGCATCAACGAGCGCCTCGTAGTAGGTCGTGTTCGAAATTGCCAGCACCAGGTGCCGAGCGACGAGTCCACCGCCATGGACCTCGGCCCGAATCTGAAACGAGTCGGCCAGGTGAGCGATCCGCATCGCCCCAGTAACGCCACCACGGAGCCCGGAACTGGTGCGCACGACATCAGCGCATCCACTCGCGATGAAGTCGGCAGTCGTCATGTGCGCGCCTTCTGCGACCTCGCACACCATGAGCGGCACATCGACTCGCTCACCCAGACGTTGGTACGACGTGATGCTGAACTCCTTCATCGGCTCCTCATACCAGAGGTAGTCTGCCTCTCCGAGGGCTCTGCCAAGATATATGGCGTCGAGCAGGTCGAACCCCGCGGAACCGTCGTACATGAGAGGCACGTTCGGGCCAACACGATCGCGAAGGGCGAGGCAGAGCTCAGCATCTCGCCGCGCGTCGCCCCACGCATGCAGCTTGATGGCGGGGAACCCGAGCTCGAGACACTGGTCTGCGACATCGAGGTACTCGTCGATCGACGAGTATGTGACAGTCGATGCGTAGGCATGGATTTCTGTGCGGAAGGTTCCCAACAGCTGGTGCAACGGCATGCCGGCCGCTTTCGCTCCAATATCCCAGATTGCCGTGTCGATGATCCCGAAGATGCCGACCGGAAAGCGGTCAATCCGGTCGATCTCCCACAGCCGATGCCACAGGTATTCGCGCTGCAAGGGATCGCGTCCGATCAACTCGGCGCGCATGCGTCGATCGACGACATCGGCGATCTGAACGCCTCGGAGGGCAAAGCTATATCCCGTAATTCCAGCATCGGTGCTGAGCACCAGCCAAGCGCCCTGCGCCTCCGGTTCTGAACCCGGAAGCCCCCGACGCCACACGAAGGGAGGGTCGTAGGCGGGAACGGTGATGGGGATGACGTTCACGGCAGTGATGATCATGGCGATCCTTCAGCGAAGAGGTGAGCGAACGCCCGCTGCGCGACGGTGGCCCGCGCCGCAGTACGCATGATCAACAATGATATAGGATATTGGGGTGGTGTGCGCGCGGCGGATCGCTTGGCTCACCCTCAGGACGAAAGGCACCCCATGCAACTCATGCGCCTCGGCCCAGCGGGCCACGAGAAGCCCGTCGTGCGCGTCGACGAGACCTCGTACGTTGACGTCTCAGACTTCGTGCCCGACTTCGATGAGGCCTTCTTCGGCTCGTCCGGCAGAGGGGGCGGGATGCTCCGTCTCGAGCAGCTCGTCGCTGAGCGCATCGCGGCCGGCAGCGTGCATCCTTTCGTCGGGGCAGACGGTGTCGCTCAGCGGGTCGGCGCGCCGATCGCCCGTCCGCACCAGATTCTCTGCATCGGGCTGAACTACTCAGACCACGCAGCCGAGTCGGGCATGCCCGTGCCCGACGAGCCGATCCTCTTCACGAAGAGCCCCAACACTCTCGTCGGGCCGCACGACGACGTCATCATGCCGCGCGGAGCGACGAAGCTCGACTGGGAGGTCGAGCTCGGCATCGTCATCGGCGCGCGCACCAGCTACCTCGACAGCCCCGAGCAGGCGCGCGTCCACATCGCCGGCTACGTCGTCGTCAACGATGTGAGCGAGCGGGCGTTCCAGATCGAGCGCGGCGGGCAGTGGGCGAAGGGCAAGTCGGCCGAGACCTTCAACCCCGCCGGACCATGGCTCGCGACGGCCGACGAGCTCGACGACGTGATGGCACTGGGCATGTGGCTCGACGTCAACGGCCAACGCCGTCAGACGGGCTCGACCTCGACGATGATCTTCGATCCGTTCGTGATCGTGCACTACCTGAGCCAGTTCCTCGTGCTCGAGCCGGGCGACCTCATCAACACCGGCACCCCTCCGGGCGTCGGCCTCGGCATGACGCCGCCGACCTATCTTCAGGTGGGTGACGTCATGGCGCTCGGCATCGACGGGCTCGGCGAGCAGCGGCAGACGGTCATCGCGCCACGCTGACTCGGGCTGGGCATGTCGTCACAGGACGGGCCGACTGGTCGTCGACTCCCGCACGATCAAGACGGGAGCCTCGCCGACGACGCTATGCACGGTCTCTGACGTCCGCGATTCGGCCACGAGCTCGACAGCGGCCGCGCCTAACTGCCGAAGGGGCATACGAACGGTGGTCAGGGGGGGCCAGATGGAATCCGCGTACCAGACGTCGTGCAAAGCAACGAGCGACATGTCGTCCGGAACGCGGAGCGGGCTGCGATGAACCTCAGCAAGCACGCCCAAGGCGGCATTGAGATTAGCCACCACCAAAGCAGTCGGCAGGTTCGGCAAAGACAACAGCTTGGTTGCGGCTACACGGCCTTGCTGACCGCTGTACCCACATGCGGTTACCCATCCCGCCGGTGACGACTCCCCCGGCACCGAAAGCTTGTGGGCACGAAGGCTCTCGATGAACGCGTTCCGACGGCGTGTACCGGTCGCGCTCGAATCGACACCCCCGATGAACCCAATATCTCGGTGTCCCAGGTCAACGAGGTGATCAACAGCGGTGCGCACACCCGCAGCATCGTTCAGCACGATCGTGTTGAGCGGCCCGTGATCGACTGAGTTGATCACCACGATCGGTATCGGAAGGAGCGCGAGCGCGTCGATGAGATCAGGGGGCGAACCGTCTGGAATCTGAAGAATGAGGCCATCAACCCGGCCCTCTCCCACGACGCGTGTCATCCATTCGGAGTCAGCGTTCACCTCTTCTGCGCGAGCGAGTACGACAGTCAACCCCCGCTCGGTTGCGGCCTCAGTCGCCCCCGCCGTCAGTTCAGCGAAGACCGCGGAGGTGACGTCGGGAACAACCACGGCAACCGCCCTCGAACGGGCCGTGCGCAACGATCTACCCGCATGACTGGGCACGTACTTGAGCTCGCGCACCGCGTCGACGACGCGAGCACGCGTGTCATCGGCGACGCGCAGACGCGGATCGCCAGACAACACGCGGGACACGGTGGCGGGTGAAACGCGCGCACGGACAGCAACATCTCGAATGTTGGCCATGCCGCCTCGCCCTCCCGTCGAGCCCGTCCCCACCCAGGGGCCGTGAGCGATCACGCAGTGAAGTCGACGACGCGATTCTCGTTCATCGAGGTGTACAACGCATCGACGAGTGCAACGGTCTTGACATTATCGATCGCGCTCGTGCGAGGAGTCGACCCCGTCGCGATGGCATCACACACTGAACCGATGGTGCCGATGAACGCATCGGGGATCCACCGCTGAGTGACGGGATACGGCACCCATCCATCGGTAGGAATCGTTCGGCTCATGATCTCCAGCGTGTCGGGGCGGCCGTCGGGATAGTCGTAGAGCAACCCAATCGTTCCACGAATCGCGCCTTCGACGCCGTCCATGCGAAACTCCGCCGTGTTGTCGCCACCACGATTCACGTGGTTGGCATGCACGAGTGCCGACGCACCGCTGGCGAAACGATAGGTGCTGACCGTTCGTGTCTCACCGACCGGATACTGACCCGGCGTCCGGCCGCCGACGGCGTACACCGACGACGGTTCACCCATGAACCAGCGCACGACGTCGTGGTAGTGGATCGAGTGCACCATGATCTCGAGGCGCTCCATGGGCTGGGCCCATTCCCACAGTTCCCAGGGCGTCGCGAGGTTCACGGTGATGGAGAACGAGGTGATGTCGCCGATCCATCCGAGTTCGACCATGCGGTGCGCCGCGGCGATTCCTTCGTCGTACCGCATTTGCTGGTTCACCACCGCCACTAGCCCGGCGTCAGCCGCGAGGTGCGCCAGTTCTGAAGCGGTTTCAGGATCGGTCGCGAAGGGCTTCTGGGCGAGTATGTGTTTTCCCGCCGCTACCGCTGCCCGAAAGATGGGCGGCTGCGCAGCGACCGGCACCGCAATGTCGACGACATCGACCGCAGGGTCTGCGAGCAACTCGTCCACCGTCTCGTACACGCGGGGAATGCCGAACGCCTGTGCCACTCGACGAGCACGTTCGAGATCTAGATCGGTAATGCCCACTACGGTCACTCCGGCGCGAGCGTAGGCCGGCAGATGCGCGCCTTCGACAATGCCTCCCGCGCCGACGATCGCGACCGGTCGCTGGTGCTCTGGTGCGATCTGAAGGCGGCAGTGCTCAGAGACATCCTGGAACAGATCGATCATGATCCCGCGGCTCCGTCGAGACCCGCCCGCGCGGCATTCGCATCGCGATACTTCACAGTCTGAAGGTGCTCGCAGTAGAGAACTAGTTCTTCATCGTCGGCGCGAAACACCTCGTACGACACCGTGAAGAGCCCCATCGTTTCGTACTTGGGAGTCTTGTTGAGCAGGGTGCGCATTGTATAGATGGTGTCGCCAATGAAGACGGGCTTGATAAACCGCAGG
Coding sequences within:
- a CDS encoding carbohydrate ABC transporter permease encodes the protein MFTPYLALLLAFGVWPIVVAAITSFEPSILNPGGGPLNYLVVLQDFRFLPALINVGIFLAMYVPAMLIVVALMSLLLDTVQGRWNLPLRLTYLVPASLTGATAVLVWYFLLEPTLSPYQDALAALGITQGTQIWQAQNLGWIFVLMAFFTGAGNWIVVQYGSLQSIPDDILEAARIDGANAVQIAWQIKLPLIKKYLVYMGILVFAAGLQVFVEPQLISASVYPGLAANWSLNQLAYTFAFQQNNLGGAAALSLMLLVVCVIAAVFVIFRTDFFDGIGVKRK
- a CDS encoding ABC transporter substrate-binding protein codes for the protein MKRLSLAIVAVAAVTISLTGCTNAAPAVDPDAKPSLLFWVDTPRVPQAEAYQELMADEIDITIEVIAQADAQTKITLANRAGSGWPDIIFGTAADTALFLDPSNGFAADLTDVVSQEIFDGFGEGNSDCLFDGTYYCLKNDLANTVLWYNTVIFDELGLTVPTTMDEFAATALQLEGTGYVAGAVGDQGYYAGFLQSSECPLADVTAPNVVRIAPNDPKCTRVAELMQPLLDAGVVDSRSSFDAGFIADVAQQNKVAMTIGPSWFGDFVIRPAESWGVPAGQIAAANMPAWGSGDDDRSGAWGGGVFTVSSHSLYPQLAADAAVWMTTSDVMAQLETTPTFPAYGPANQLWEARISADPYYASNPYPAMAAGANKISQVDRPVRFAFVAQIGSTLQATINGGGSLEQALNDFAVSLQNLAPGSGYQVETE
- a CDS encoding SDR family NAD(P)-dependent oxidoreductase gives rise to the protein MSDLSGLTAVITGAGSGIGLATARSLTAAGARVFGLDLDPGEMQGVAEWISCDIGSTEHVSTAFATLSNTLTSLDILVNNAGIGAVGTVEDSSDDEWMRVLNVNVVGIARVTRAALPLLRASNVASIVNTCSIAATVGLPQRAVYSASKGAVQSLTLAMAADHMVDGIRVNCVNPGTAGTPWVARLLDLAHDPIAERNALEQRQPNGRLVTPEEVANAIRFLASPDQRSITATVLAVDGGMDGLRVRPR
- a CDS encoding DUF1349 domain-containing protein — translated: MEFAVPGTPLTLARTGPAGGGEPRVSGDHVVLTAAARSDLFLDPDDSSSPAPDAERFMAQVAGDFVFGGHVTAQFTAPYDSGVLLVMIDEANWFKVCSERDPHGTPRVVTVVTRNGRSDDANAWEVAPSGTHLRVARRGATAALHASDDGARWHLLRYFDPGFAAPSVEIGILAQSPAGDGTTATFSDMFFRNETLENVRDGS
- a CDS encoding enolase C-terminal domain-like protein; amino-acid sequence: MLSTDAGITGYSFALRGVQIADVVDRRMRAELIGRDPLQREYLWHRLWEIDRIDRFPVGIFGIIDTAIWDIGAKAAGMPLHQLLGTFRTEIHAYASTVTYSSIDEYLDVADQCLELGFPAIKLHAWGDARRDAELCLALRDRVGPNVPLMYDGSAGFDLLDAIYLGRALGEADYLWYEEPMKEFSITSYQRLGERVDVPLMVCEVAEGAHMTTADFIASGCADVVRTSSGLRGGVTGAMRIAHLADSFQIRAEVHGGGLVARHLVLAISNTTYYEALVDANPVARPVEVDERGMVAATTSPGIGWEQQWAESGVPAALEPFGATAAKVSGEP
- a CDS encoding fumarylacetoacetate hydrolase family protein; the encoded protein is MQLMRLGPAGHEKPVVRVDETSYVDVSDFVPDFDEAFFGSSGRGGGMLRLEQLVAERIAAGSVHPFVGADGVAQRVGAPIARPHQILCIGLNYSDHAAESGMPVPDEPILFTKSPNTLVGPHDDVIMPRGATKLDWEVELGIVIGARTSYLDSPEQARVHIAGYVVVNDVSERAFQIERGGQWAKGKSAETFNPAGPWLATADELDDVMALGMWLDVNGQRRQTGSTSTMIFDPFVIVHYLSQFLVLEPGDLINTGTPPGVGLGMTPPTYLQVGDVMALGIDGLGEQRQTVIAPR
- a CDS encoding LacI family DNA-binding transcriptional regulator, with product MANIRDVAVRARVSPATVSRVLSGDPRLRVADDTRARVVDAVRELKYVPSHAGRSLRTARSRAVAVVVPDVTSAVFAELTAGATEAATERGLTVVLARAEEVNADSEWMTRVVGEGRVDGLILQIPDGSPPDLIDALALLPIPIVVINSVDHGPLNTIVLNDAAGVRTAVDHLVDLGHRDIGFIGGVDSSATGTRRRNAFIESLRAHKLSVPGESSPAGWVTACGYSGQQGRVAATKLLSLPNLPTALVVANLNAALGVLAEVHRSPLRVPDDMSLVALHDVWYADSIWPPLTTVRMPLRQLGAAAVELVAESRTSETVHSVVGEAPVLIVRESTTSRPVL
- a CDS encoding Gfo/Idh/MocA family protein, coding for MIDLFQDVSEHCRLQIAPEHQRPVAIVGAGGIVEGAHLPAYARAGVTVVGITDLDLERARRVAQAFGIPRVYETVDELLADPAVDVVDIAVPVAAQPPIFRAAVAAGKHILAQKPFATDPETASELAHLAADAGLVAVVNQQMRYDEGIAAAHRMVELGWIGDITSFSITVNLATPWELWEWAQPMERLEIMVHSIHYHDVVRWFMGEPSSVYAVGGRTPGQYPVGETRTVSTYRFASGASALVHANHVNRGGDNTAEFRMDGVEGAIRGTIGLLYDYPDGRPDTLEIMSRTIPTDGWVPYPVTQRWIPDAFIGTIGSVCDAIATGSTPRTSAIDNVKTVALVDALYTSMNENRVVDFTA